One window of Flavobacteriales bacterium genomic DNA carries:
- a CDS encoding purine-nucleoside phosphorylase: MLQRIQRIADHLKKATAGFTPETGIILGTGLSGLGKEIDVKHSIAYSDIPEFPVSTVQGHPGKLLFGLLGGKPVVAMQGRFHYYEGWTMPEVILPVRVMKLLGIKRLFVSNACGGVNAGFETGDLMILNDHICLFPNPLIGANIDEFGPRFPDMSEPYDHAMIARAQGIAKANNILVRTGTYVGLTGPTLETPAEYRYVRIIGGDAVGMSTVPEVIAARQMGLPCFAMSVITDMGVEGRIEKTTHEMVQRVAEKAEPSLTLIMREMVAGS, from the coding sequence ATGTTGCAACGCATCCAACGCATCGCTGACCACTTGAAAAAAGCCACTGCGGGCTTCACTCCGGAAACGGGCATCATCCTTGGCACTGGCCTCAGTGGACTGGGCAAGGAGATCGATGTGAAGCACAGCATCGCGTACTCCGACATCCCTGAATTCCCCGTGAGCACCGTGCAGGGCCATCCCGGCAAGCTGCTCTTCGGCCTGCTGGGCGGAAAACCGGTGGTTGCCATGCAGGGCCGATTCCACTACTACGAGGGTTGGACCATGCCCGAGGTGATCCTACCCGTGCGGGTGATGAAGCTGCTGGGCATCAAGCGGCTGTTCGTCAGCAACGCCTGCGGCGGCGTGAACGCCGGATTCGAGACCGGCGACCTGATGATCCTGAACGACCATATCTGCCTCTTCCCGAACCCGCTGATCGGTGCCAACATCGACGAGTTCGGGCCACGCTTCCCGGACATGAGCGAGCCCTACGACCATGCCATGATCGCCCGCGCACAAGGCATCGCCAAGGCCAACAACATCCTTGTGCGCACCGGCACCTACGTCGGGCTCACCGGTCCCACTTTGGAGACGCCTGCGGAATACCGTTACGTGCGGATCATCGGCGGTGATGCCGTGGGTATGAGCACCGTCCCGGAGGTGATCGCCGCGCGGCAAATGGGCCTGCCATGCTTCGCCATGAGCGTGATCACCGACATGGGCGTGGAGGGCCGGATCGAGAAGACCACCCACGAGATGGTACAGCGCGTGGCGGAGAAGGCCGAGCCGAGCTTGACGCTGATCATGCGGGAGATGGTAGCGGGGAGCTGA
- the lpxK gene encoding tetraacyldisaccharide 4'-kinase, whose translation MSALRLLLLPFSWLYALVLHARHGLFDSGTCRSTIPEIPTIVIGNIALGGTGKTPHVELVLRTLLDQHKDAPSMPLATLSRGYGRTGTGFAEVERMDDARAVGDEPLMLKRKFSGVHVFVGADRVASVKEIVQRVPDVRAVVLDDALQHRALKAGLNIVLTTWQRPWSKDHLLPAGNLRDLPHRARQADAVIVTKCPTLPTPDEQFRWRKELGLRDEQQLFFSGLEHEDPRSLIDSTMTVPTGPSAAALLVTGIADATPLETHVRSLFGTVRHMAFGDHHAFTAGDEAKVARVFSSFATGQKTLITTEKDSARLGTALISGPLEDLPIAVIGIRAVILNQPHAFEALIRSHVATHPTHR comes from the coding sequence ATGTCCGCTCTCCGCCTGTTATTGCTCCCCTTTTCATGGCTCTATGCCTTGGTGTTGCATGCACGGCACGGTCTGTTCGATAGCGGGACATGCAGGTCCACCATCCCGGAAATTCCCACCATCGTGATCGGCAACATCGCCTTGGGCGGCACCGGCAAGACCCCGCACGTGGAACTGGTGCTGCGCACATTGCTGGACCAACACAAGGATGCACCATCAATGCCATTGGCCACACTGAGCCGTGGTTATGGAAGGACCGGCACGGGCTTCGCCGAAGTGGAACGCATGGATGATGCCCGTGCCGTGGGCGATGAACCCTTGATGCTGAAACGCAAGTTCAGCGGCGTGCACGTGTTCGTGGGGGCGGACCGCGTGGCCAGCGTGAAGGAGATCGTGCAACGGGTGCCCGATGTCCGTGCTGTTGTTCTCGATGACGCACTGCAACACCGGGCCCTCAAGGCCGGACTGAACATCGTGCTGACCACTTGGCAGCGCCCTTGGAGCAAGGACCATCTGCTGCCCGCCGGAAACTTGCGCGACCTGCCCCATCGCGCACGACAGGCCGATGCGGTGATCGTGACGAAATGCCCGACGTTGCCAACGCCGGACGAACAATTCCGCTGGCGGAAGGAATTGGGGCTGCGGGACGAGCAACAGCTCTTCTTCAGTGGCTTGGAACATGAAGATCCACGATCACTGATCGATAGCACGATGACCGTGCCGACCGGCCCCAGTGCGGCCGCGCTGTTGGTCACGGGCATCGCGGACGCCACGCCGTTAGAAACGCATGTCAGATCGCTCTTCGGGACCGTTCGGCACATGGCCTTTGGAGACCATCATGCCTTCACCGCCGGGGACGAGGCCAAGGTGGCGCGGGTTTTCAGTAGCTTCGCGACCGGCCAAAAAACGTTGATCACCACGGAAAAGGACTCGGCACGCTTGGGCACTGCGCTTATTTCCGGCCCGCTGGAAGACCTTCCCATCGCAGTGATCGGCATCCGCGCCGTCATCCTCAATCAACCACACGCCTTCGAGGCCTTGATCCGATCCCATGTTGCAACGCATCCAACGCATCGCTGA
- a CDS encoding proline--tRNA ligase, whose protein sequence is MSDQLTKRETDYAQWYNDLVLKADLAEHSDVRGCMVIKPHGYAIWEKMQGALDAMFKATGHVNAYFPLFIPKSYLAKEASHVEGFAKECAVVTHYRLKSDPVHGIIVDPEAKLEEELIVRPTSETIIWNTYRGWIKSYRDLPLLINQWANVVRWELRTRLFLRTAEFLWQEGHTAHATQQEAEEEARRMLDVYATFAEEWLAMPVIKGVKTPSERFAGAIDTYCIEALMQDGKALQAGTSHFLGQNFAKAFDVLFTNKDNKQEYVWASSWGVSTRLMGALIMTHSDDHGLVLPPKLAPVQVAIVPIAKNGEQLAAIDAYVKPMLDSLRAKGITVKYDNDDIRKPGWKFAEYEFKGYPVRIAVGPRDMENGTVEVARRDTMEKQVMQAADIAEKVEHLLQAIQDNLYRKALTMREENMHVVDSYEEFKDRIGQGGFFLAHWDGTPGTEEKVKNETKATIRCIPLTGDKKPGKCMVTGNPSAQRVIFAKAY, encoded by the coding sequence ATGAGCGATCAACTCACCAAACGTGAAACGGACTATGCACAATGGTATAACGACCTGGTGCTGAAGGCGGACCTCGCCGAGCACAGCGACGTGCGCGGCTGCATGGTGATCAAGCCGCACGGCTATGCCATCTGGGAGAAGATGCAGGGCGCGTTGGACGCCATGTTCAAGGCCACGGGCCACGTGAACGCCTACTTCCCGCTGTTCATCCCCAAGAGTTATCTCGCCAAGGAAGCCAGTCATGTGGAAGGCTTCGCCAAAGAGTGTGCCGTTGTGACGCATTACCGCCTGAAAAGCGACCCGGTGCACGGCATCATCGTGGATCCGGAGGCGAAATTGGAGGAAGAGCTGATCGTTCGTCCCACCAGCGAGACCATCATCTGGAACACCTACCGCGGTTGGATCAAGAGCTACCGCGACCTGCCGTTGTTGATCAACCAATGGGCCAACGTGGTGCGCTGGGAGTTGCGCACGCGGCTTTTCCTGCGCACGGCCGAGTTCCTGTGGCAGGAAGGCCACACCGCCCATGCCACCCAGCAGGAGGCCGAGGAGGAAGCGCGCCGGATGCTGGACGTCTACGCCACCTTTGCCGAGGAATGGCTCGCCATGCCCGTGATCAAGGGTGTGAAAACACCGAGCGAGCGATTTGCAGGCGCGATCGACACCTATTGCATCGAAGCCTTGATGCAGGACGGCAAAGCGCTCCAAGCGGGCACCTCGCATTTCCTCGGCCAGAATTTCGCCAAGGCCTTCGACGTGCTGTTCACCAACAAGGACAACAAGCAGGAATACGTGTGGGCCAGCAGTTGGGGCGTGAGCACCCGCCTGATGGGCGCCTTGATCATGACCCACAGCGACGACCATGGTCTGGTGCTCCCACCGAAGCTGGCTCCGGTGCAGGTGGCCATCGTGCCCATCGCCAAGAACGGCGAACAGCTCGCCGCCATCGATGCCTACGTGAAACCCATGCTTGACAGCCTGCGTGCCAAGGGCATCACCGTGAAATACGACAACGACGATATACGCAAGCCGGGCTGGAAATTCGCCGAGTACGAGTTCAAGGGCTATCCAGTGCGGATCGCTGTTGGGCCACGCGACATGGAGAATGGTACCGTGGAGGTGGCCCGCCGCGACACCATGGAAAAACAAGTGATGCAGGCGGCCGACATCGCTGAAAAAGTGGAACACTTGCTGCAGGCCATCCAGGATAATCTCTATCGCAAGGCACTCACCATGCGCGAAGAGAACATGCACGTGGTGGACAGCTACGAAGAATTCAAGGACCGCATCGGGCAGGGCGGCTTCTTCCTGGCGCATTGGGACGGCACCCCCGGAACGGAAGAAAAGGTGAAGAACGAGACCAAGGCCACTATCCGCTGCATCCCCCTCACCGGGGACAAAAAGCCGGGGAAGTGCATGGTCACCGGAAATCCGAGCGCACAACGGGTCATATTCGCAAAGGCGTATTGA
- a CDS encoding Nif3-like dinuclear metal center hexameric protein, whose protein sequence is MRIKEIIRALEQWAPPVLQEEYDNCGLQTGDPEAEVGEALLTLDCTEEVVAEAVRNKCGLIIAHHPVIFKGIKSLTGRNDVERTLLAAIRANVAIYAIHTNLDNVIDGVNGEIADRLGLKPLHVLDPKPGQLCKLAVFVPREHADTVRDAMFAVGAGHVGAYDECSFNVEGTGTFRAGESARPFVGTKGERHGEAEVRVEVLCPATREQAVVEALRAAHPYEEVAYDLYPLANLHQGIGSGLLGEWDEPLEEVAFLEKLKAVCGPPAIRHTTLTGKPVKRVALCGGSGAFLIGKAMAAGADAYVTGDVKYHEFFLPEGRMLLADIGHFESEQFTPHLIQSRLAGILPTFATRLSKTGTNPIHFF, encoded by the coding sequence ATGAGGATCAAAGAAATAATTCGGGCACTGGAGCAATGGGCACCGCCTGTCCTCCAAGAGGAATATGACAACTGCGGCCTGCAAACGGGCGATCCGGAGGCAGAGGTGGGCGAGGCGCTCCTCACCTTGGATTGCACGGAAGAAGTGGTGGCCGAGGCCGTCCGGAACAAGTGCGGGCTCATAATCGCGCACCATCCGGTGATCTTCAAGGGGATCAAGTCCTTGACGGGCCGTAATGATGTGGAACGCACGCTGCTCGCCGCGATCCGCGCTAACGTGGCCATCTATGCCATCCACACCAACTTGGACAATGTGATCGACGGGGTGAACGGCGAGATCGCAGACCGCCTCGGCCTGAAACCGTTGCATGTGTTGGATCCCAAGCCGGGGCAACTGTGCAAACTGGCGGTTTTCGTGCCCCGTGAACATGCCGATACCGTGCGTGACGCCATGTTCGCCGTTGGAGCCGGGCATGTCGGCGCCTACGATGAGTGCAGCTTCAACGTGGAAGGAACGGGCACGTTCAGGGCGGGGGAGAGCGCTAGGCCTTTCGTAGGGACGAAAGGGGAGCGGCATGGCGAAGCGGAAGTGCGCGTGGAGGTGTTGTGCCCGGCCACTAGGGAGCAGGCCGTGGTGGAGGCCTTGCGGGCAGCCCATCCATACGAAGAAGTGGCCTATGACCTGTATCCGTTGGCCAACCTGCATCAGGGCATCGGAAGCGGTTTGCTTGGGGAATGGGACGAGCCGTTGGAGGAAGTGGCGTTCCTGGAAAAGCTGAAGGCAGTTTGCGGGCCACCGGCCATACGACACACCACCCTCACCGGGAAGCCCGTGAAGCGGGTGGCCCTTTGCGGCGGCTCAGGGGCCTTTCTCATCGGCAAGGCCATGGCCGCCGGGGCGGACGCCTATGTGACAGGGGACGTGAAGTACCACGAGTTTTTCCTGCCGGAAGGCCGGATGCTGCTGGCCGACATCGGGCACTTCGAGAGCGAACAATTCACCCCCCACCTGATCCAGAGCAGGTTGGCCGGAATTCTGCCTACCTTTGCGACCCGTTTATCAAAAACGGGCACCAATCCCATCCACTTTTTTTGA